The following proteins come from a genomic window of Plutella xylostella chromosome 22, ilPluXylo3.1, whole genome shotgun sequence:
- the LOC105385751 gene encoding catalase, translated as MVSNFQGHPELLSISTGYPVDVEEASSSLNHNLIRHQFFLETTLHLSMERIPERVMHAPGTGAFGFFHLTHDLSHICKAKLFSRVGKKTPVGVRFSHVAGFRGLSDTVRDGRGFAVKFYTEDGNFDMVGLNSPVFPILDPLFFTSFVHVLHPNPKTGVMDQNPLWDFLTLRPESALFSILLFSDRGTPAGYRHMPGFSIHTYQVVNERGHPSFMRLHFLPDGGMKNLLNDEATRLAGEDPNYYTRDLYNAIAEGDFPTWTVAAQILSLEQVKKAHFDVFDVTKFLPLEKYPLHPIGQLVLNKNPENAFAEVEQIALNPGNLVPGILGAPDKMFEGRMLSYKDAQAYRLNGNLNKIAVNSPLKRPFTYNRDGQPPVADNELDAPNYFPNSFHGPAPYVSKGTPKLIEIVQHETDNVLQAREFYGQELTQLERATLPGNVVASLRAVAPHIQERAVKMFYLIDKELGHRIEIGLKNATSKCGLFH; from the coding sequence ATGGTTTCCAATTTCCAGGGTCACCCGGAGTTACTCTCCATCAGCACGGGCTATCCGGTGGACGTAGAGGAGGCGTCATCCTCCCTGAACCACAACCTTATCCGACACCAGTTCTTCCTGGAGACCACCCTTCACCTCAGCATGGAGCGGATCCCCGAGCGCGTCATGCACGCCCCCGGCACCGGGGCCTTCGGCTTCTTCCACCTCACCCACGACCTCAGCCACATCTGCAAAGCCAAACTCTTCAGCCGAGTGGGAAAGAAGACCCCAGTTGGCGTCCGATTCTCCCACGTAGCTGGATTCAGAGGCCTTAGTGATACTGTGCGTGATGGAAGAGGCTTCGCCGTCAAGTTTTACACAGAAGATGGGAATTTTGACATGGTCGGCCTGAACTCTCCCGTCTTCCCCATCCTCGACCCGCTATTCTTCACCTCGTTTGTCCACGTGTTGCATCCGAACCCTAAAACGGGCGTGATGGATCAGAACCCGTTGTGGGACTTCCTCACTTTGAGGCCCGAAAGCGCTTTGTTTTCGATCCTGCTATTCTCTGACCGGGGTACACCGGCTGGCTATCGGCATATGCCGGGGTTCAGCATACACACCTACCAGGTCGTCAACGAACGCGGCCACCCCAGCTTCATGCGTCTGCACTTCCTGCCTGACGGCGGCATGAAGAATCTCCTAAACGACGAAGCAACCCGCCTTGCCGGCGAAGACCCCAACTACTACACGAGGGATTTATACAACGCTATAGCCGAAGGAGACTTCCCCACGTGGACCGTCGCAGCGCAAATCCTCTCATTGGAGCAAGTCAAGAAGGCACATTTCGACGTCTTCGATGTGACAAAATTTCTGCCGTTGGAAAAATACCCGCTACATCCAATCGGTCAACTTGTCCTAAACAAAAATCCGGAGAATGCCTTCGCTGAAGTGGAGCAGATAGCCCTGAATCCTGGAAACCTGGTCCCTGGCATCCTGGGCGCGCCAGACAAGATGTTTGAGGGTCGCATGCTGTCCTACAAAGACGCGCAAGCTTACAGACTCAACGGGAACCTCAACAAGATTGCTGTAAACTCTCCCTTGAAGCGTCCGTTCACTTACAACCGGGACGGGCAGCCTCCTGTTGCAGACAACGAGTTAGACGCTCCTAACTACTTCCCTAACTCCTTCCACGGGCCTGCGCCGTACGTTTCTAAAGGTACTCCGAAGCTCATAGAGATTGTTCAACATGAGACGGACAACGTGCTCCAGGCTCGTGAGTTCTACGGCCAGGAGCTGACGCAGCTGGAGCGAGCCACTCTGCCCGGGAACGTGGTGGCCAGCCTCCGTGCAGTGGCCCCGCATATCCAGGAGCGGGCCGTCAAGATGTTCTACCTGATAGACAAGGAGCTCGGACATCGGATTGAGATAGGGCTGAAAAATGCCACTTCGAAGTGTGGCCTGTTTcattaa
- the LOC105385727 gene encoding catalase: MRACSKGTIGLLTLSSGKPVEVHETVGLNDNLIRNLYFLDSITHLARERIPERFVHGKGSGAFGYFEVTHDVTGVCKAKFLSEIGKTTPVAVRFSSTGGERGTPDTTPDIRGLAIKFYTEEGNFDIVALNTPAFVIKDPVLFPSFVHAIKRNPTSNIRDENSRLDFLTLRPEDRNFMLTLYSDRATPASFREMFAFAIHTYQVENEDGVPSFVRFTFLPDLGNRNMNASEAARLAGEDPDYLTRDLFDNIANGNYPSWTAYLQILSLEDVKNAGFDVFDVTKILPEHQFPLHPYGRFVLNQNPINFFAEVEQLAFSPGNLVPGILGAPDDMFAARIFSYRDAHNYRLGPNVNKIAVNSPMNEVHTYLRDGRSPVNDNEDNAPNYFPNSFHGALPRVDDQKSKLIVVLQNDDGSIEQARDYLLPTFTPEEQESIPRNLARFMRPVVDFIRKRVIEIFEVIDPYIAQKIVEQLNEQ, from the exons ATGCGAGCCTGTAGCAAG GGCACAATAGGCCTGCTGACACTGAGCTCCGGCAAGCCGGTGGAGGTCCACGAGACGGTGGGTCTCAACGACAACCTGATCCGCAACCTGTACTTCCTGGACTCCATCACGCACCTGGCCCGCGAGCGCATCCCCGAGCGCTTCGTCCACGGCAAGGGGTCAGGAGCCTTCGGCTACTTCGAGGTCACGCATGACGTCACAGGCGTCTGCAAGGCCAAGTTCCTTAGCGAGATCGGCAAGACCACCCCAGTGGCTGTCCGGTTTTCCTCGACCGGAGGCGAGCGAGGCACCCCAGATACTACGCCGGATATCCGAGGATTAGCCATCAAATTCTACACCGAAGAGGGGAACTTCGATATTGTTGCTCTTAACACCCCAGCTTTCGTCATCAAAGACCCCGTTCTGTTCCCTTCCTTCGTTCATGCCATCAAAAGAAACCCCACGTCCAATATCAGAGATGAAAACTCCAGGCTAGACTTCCTTACGCTCAGACCTGAGGATAGAAACTTCATGCTGACGTTATATTCTGACCGCGCTACTCCCGCCAGCTTCAGGGAAATGTTCGCTTTCGCTATCCACACGTACCAAGTTGAAAATGAGGATGGTGTGCCCAGTTTTGTTCGCTTTACCTTCTTGCCCGACCTTGGGAATAGAAATATGAACGCATCCGAAGCGGCCAGGCTGGCCGGAGAAGACCCTGACTACTTGACTAGAGACTTGTTCGACAACATCGCCAACGGCAACTATCCGTCCTGGACTGCCTACCTGCAAATACTGTCCCTGGAAGATGTAAAAAATGCGGGCTTCGACGTCTTTGATGTGACCAAAATCTTACCTGAACATCAATTTCCTCTGCATCCTTATGGTCGATTTGTGCTTAATCAGAACCCTATTAATTTCTTCGCTGAAGTTGAGCAACTAGCTTTTAGTCCAGGAAACCTGGTACCTGGTATTCTTGGGGCGCCTGACGACATGTTTGCGGCCAGAATCTTTTCGTACCGAGACGCGCACAACTACCGCCTGGGGCCTAACGTGAACAAGATCGCCGTGAACAGCCCTATGAATGAGGTGCACACCTACTTGCGCGACGGCCGCTCCCCTGTTAACGACAATGAGGACAATGCTCCAAACTATTTCCCTAACTCCTTCCACGGCGCTCTCCCTCGTGTAGACGACCAGAAGTCGAAGCTCATAGTGGTCCTCCAGAACGATGATGGCAGCATTGAGCAAGCTCGCGACTACCTCCTTCCTACGTTCACGCCTGAAGAGCAAGAGTCTATACCGCGAAACCTGGCCAGGTTCATGCGGCCTGTCGTGGACTTTATAAGAAAACGTGTGATAGAAATATTCGAAGTGATTGATCCCTATATTGCTCAGAAAATAGTTGAGCAGTTGAACGAGCAGTAA